Proteins encoded by one window of Blautia argi:
- a CDS encoding YbaN family protein: MKKLRKIKRIFWLLLGGTSMGMGAVGVVLPILPTVPLLLLALFCFARSSAKVENWFRSTKLHKQHLEPFMEKKVMTKRAKITVMASMTVFMGAGFWFMDSVPAGRVILGAVWLFHMIYFTKGVGTVPAQEV, encoded by the coding sequence ATGAAAAAATTAAGGAAAATAAAGAGAATATTCTGGCTTCTGTTGGGAGGTACCAGTATGGGAATGGGCGCTGTAGGTGTTGTGCTGCCCATACTTCCCACGGTTCCCCTTCTCCTTCTGGCACTTTTTTGCTTTGCCAGAAGCTCTGCGAAAGTGGAGAACTGGTTCCGTTCCACAAAGCTGCATAAACAGCACTTAGAGCCATTTATGGAGAAAAAGGTTATGACCAAAAGAGCGAAAATTACAGTAATGGCTTCCATGACAGTGTTTATGGGAGCTGGTTTCTGGTTTATGGACAGCGTACCTGCAGGCAGAGTGATTCTGGGGGCTGTATGGCTGTTTCATATGATTTATTTTACAAAAGGTGTGGGAACCGTCCCGGCACAGGAGGTATAA
- a CDS encoding ABC transporter ATP-binding protein/permease, which translates to MIKKRLIHLLEDSKKYILQNVLWQWLGLLAQILAVSAIGLLLEGLIQESVSTKLLAGTAFICVCSILVRFFCERQAAKASFLASIDVKRVLREKIYDKLTRLGNSYREKIATSKVVQLSAEGVEQLETYFGRYLPQFFYSLLAPFTLFAVLSFVNLKASGILLVCVPLIPVSIVAVQKFAKKLLNKYWGSYTELGDSFLENLQGLTTLKIYQSDSQKAEEMDREAEQFRRITMKVLTMQLNSISVMDLVAYGGAAIGMIVTIKEYLAGNLGFSGAFTIILLASEFFIPLRLLGSFFHIAMNGMAASDKIFRLLDMPEEEKGTEQLSGDCLDISFEDVEFSYEKERKILDKVSFHIPRGSFVALVGESGCGKSTIASLLMGRNRGYTGKIYLGEKELSKVQEQSLMQHITMVRHNSYLFKGTVEENLRMGNPKADRAQLEEALRKVNLWEFLKQQEGLQTVLQEKGSNFSGGQCQRLCIARALLHETPVYIFDEAASNIDMESEEIIMEVIRKLAETKTVLLISHRLANVKKSDCIYVLKNGKIAEQGKHEELLNLCGVYKKMYDTQRNLEKYGLEKEERGKTA; encoded by the coding sequence ATGATTAAAAAACGATTGATTCATTTGCTGGAGGATTCTAAAAAATATATTTTGCAGAATGTTCTCTGGCAGTGGCTGGGATTACTGGCTCAGATTCTGGCAGTATCTGCCATAGGACTTCTTCTGGAGGGCCTGATACAGGAAAGTGTAAGCACAAAACTTTTGGCAGGAACAGCCTTTATCTGCGTCTGTTCCATTCTGGTGCGCTTTTTCTGTGAAAGGCAGGCAGCGAAAGCTTCCTTTCTGGCAAGTATAGATGTAAAAAGAGTTTTAAGAGAAAAAATATACGATAAGCTTACAAGGCTGGGAAATTCTTATCGGGAAAAAATAGCCACCTCAAAGGTGGTACAGCTTTCTGCCGAGGGTGTGGAGCAGTTGGAAACCTATTTTGGAAGGTATCTTCCTCAGTTTTTTTATAGCCTTCTGGCGCCGTTTACTTTGTTTGCAGTGCTGTCTTTTGTGAATCTTAAGGCAAGCGGAATACTTCTTGTCTGTGTTCCTCTGATTCCGGTTTCCATTGTGGCAGTACAGAAATTTGCAAAAAAGCTTTTGAACAAATACTGGGGAAGTTATACAGAACTGGGGGACAGCTTTCTGGAAAATCTTCAGGGCTTAACCACATTAAAAATTTACCAGTCAGACAGTCAGAAGGCAGAGGAGATGGACAGGGAAGCTGAGCAGTTTCGCCGGATTACCATGAAGGTGCTGACCATGCAGTTAAATTCCATCAGTGTTATGGACTTGGTGGCATACGGCGGCGCAGCCATCGGAATGATTGTGACTATAAAAGAATATCTGGCGGGAAATCTGGGCTTTTCCGGGGCTTTTACCATAATACTTCTGGCGTCAGAGTTTTTTATCCCGCTGCGTCTTTTGGGGTCTTTTTTCCACATTGCCATGAATGGAATGGCAGCAAGTGATAAGATTTTCCGGTTACTGGACATGCCGGAGGAAGAGAAGGGAACAGAACAGCTGTCCGGGGATTGTCTGGACATTTCTTTTGAGGATGTGGAATTTTCCTATGAAAAAGAGCGGAAAATCCTGGATAAGGTAAGCTTCCATATTCCCAGGGGCAGCTTTGTGGCTCTGGTGGGAGAGTCCGGCTGTGGGAAAAGCACCATTGCTTCTTTACTTATGGGAAGAAACAGGGGCTATACAGGGAAAATTTATCTGGGAGAAAAGGAGCTGTCAAAGGTTCAGGAGCAGAGTCTGATGCAGCATATTACCATGGTGCGCCACAACAGCTATCTTTTTAAAGGAACCGTGGAAGAAAATCTTCGCATGGGGAATCCAAAGGCAGACAGAGCGCAGTTGGAGGAAGCACTTCGAAAAGTAAATCTTTGGGAATTTTTAAAGCAGCAGGAAGGTCTTCAGACGGTTCTTCAGGAAAAGGGCAGCAATTTTTCAGGCGGGCAGTGTCAGCGTCTTTGCATTGCCAGAGCCCTGCTCCATGAAACACCTGTTTACATTTTTGACGAGGCAGCCTCCAATATTGATATGGAAAGCGAAGAAATTATTATGGAAGTGATTCGTAAGCTGGCAGAAACAAAAACGGTGCTTCTGATTTCTCACAGATTGGCAAATGTGAAAAAATCAGATTGTATTTATGTGTTAAAGAACGGAAAAATTGCAGAGCAGGGAAAGCATGAGGAGCTTCTGAACCTGTGCGGTGTTTATAAAAAAATGTATGACACCCAGAGGAATCTGGAAAAATACGGATTGGAAAAAGAAGAAAGGGGAAAAACAGCATGA
- a CDS encoding amino acid ABC transporter ATP-binding/permease protein gives MKRRSGIKVMGQLIGLIFPLLHVMAAAILLGVAGFLCAIFLSILAGSGLVYGFMGKGIAGLSVGSLFVLMAVLAVLRGILHYAEQACNHYIAFKLLAIIRHKVFDALRRLCPAKLEGRDKGNLISIITNDIELLEVFYAHTISPIAIGFLTSLIMVLFLGHYHVYAGIWALISYLLVGVGVPLWNGKKGGQTGMEFRTGLGNLNSYVLDSLRGLEETIQYHQEKDRREGMSQKSVELGVLQKKLSRMEGNTRAVTNLIILLSSFGMLFFTVFLYTRGSIDKEAVLLCTISMMGSFGPVVALANLSNNLNQTLASGERVLSILEETPQVEEVKGKETVEFQNAGCEHVTFSYKDEVILRDYSLIPEKGMITGIHGRSGSGKSTLLKLFMRFWDVQQGKVWISGRNIREINTENLRNMESYVTQETYLFHDSLENNIRVAKPDATREEVIEAAKKASLHEFIKALPKGYDTQVGELGDTLSGGERQRIGIARAFLHNAPFLMLDEPTSNLDSLNEGIILKALREECKNKTVVLVSHRQSTMKIADKIYEMENGRLS, from the coding sequence ATGAAAAGAAGAAGCGGAATTAAGGTTATGGGACAGCTTATCGGTTTGATTTTTCCTTTGCTGCATGTCATGGCAGCAGCGATTTTACTGGGTGTGGCAGGATTTTTATGCGCTATTTTCCTGAGTATCCTGGCAGGCAGCGGTCTGGTATATGGCTTTATGGGAAAGGGAATCGCAGGGCTTTCCGTGGGCAGTCTGTTTGTTCTTATGGCAGTGCTTGCAGTGCTGAGAGGAATCTTACACTATGCAGAACAGGCATGTAATCATTATATTGCCTTTAAGCTCCTTGCCATTATCCGCCATAAGGTTTTTGATGCTTTAAGAAGGCTGTGTCCTGCCAAACTGGAAGGCAGGGACAAGGGAAATCTGATTTCCATTATTACCAATGACATTGAGCTTTTGGAGGTATTTTATGCTCATACTATTTCCCCCATCGCCATTGGTTTTCTGACTTCCCTGATTATGGTGCTGTTTCTTGGACATTACCATGTTTATGCAGGTATTTGGGCCTTGATATCCTATTTGCTGGTAGGCGTGGGCGTTCCTCTTTGGAATGGAAAGAAGGGCGGTCAGACGGGAATGGAGTTTCGGACCGGGCTTGGAAATCTGAACAGCTATGTGCTGGATTCCCTGCGGGGACTGGAGGAAACCATACAGTATCATCAGGAAAAGGACAGAAGAGAAGGCATGTCCCAAAAATCAGTGGAATTAGGTGTTCTGCAGAAAAAGCTCAGTCGTATGGAGGGAAACACAAGGGCTGTGACCAATCTTATCATTTTGTTAAGCTCCTTTGGCATGTTGTTTTTTACTGTATTTTTGTATACTAGAGGCAGTATAGATAAGGAAGCAGTGTTGCTTTGCACCATTTCCATGATGGGCTCTTTTGGTCCGGTGGTAGCCCTGGCAAATCTGTCAAATAATCTGAATCAAACTCTGGCAAGCGGTGAGAGAGTGCTTTCCATTTTGGAAGAAACCCCTCAGGTAGAGGAAGTAAAAGGAAAAGAAACAGTAGAATTTCAGAATGCAGGCTGTGAGCATGTAACCTTTTCCTACAAAGATGAGGTGATTTTAAGGGATTATAGTCTTATACCGGAAAAAGGAATGATTACCGGAATCCATGGAAGAAGCGGTTCCGGAAAATCTACGCTTTTAAAGCTGTTTATGCGCTTTTGGGACGTGCAGCAGGGAAAAGTGTGGATTTCAGGAAGGAATATCCGGGAAATCAATACTGAAAATCTGCGGAATATGGAATCCTATGTAACACAGGAAACCTACCTGTTTCATGATTCTTTGGAAAACAATATCAGGGTAGCAAAGCCGGATGCTACAAGAGAAGAGGTAATAGAGGCAGCAAAGAAGGCTTCCCTGCATGAATTTATTAAAGCTCTGCCAAAGGGCTATGACACCCAGGTTGGAGAATTGGGTGATACGCTTTCAGGCGGAGAAAGACAGAGAATCGGTATTGCCAGAGCATTTTTGCACAACGCCCCGTTTCTTATGCTGGACGAGCCTACCAGCAACCTGGATTCCTTAAATGAGGGAATCATTCTGAAAGCATTGCGGGAGGAGTGTAAAAACAAAACGGTGGTGTTGGTTTCCCACAGGCAGTCTACCATGAAGATTGCAGATAAAATATACGAAATGGAAAATGGAAGATTGTCCTGA
- a CDS encoding cytidylate kinase-like family protein, which translates to MTHRIITINRMYGSGGRLLGRALAQKLGIHFYDKELIRLASEENDIPYEELLKVDEKKANQWRLPINEQMQMQPQYHFHPMNDVLFETESKLSKILPKEDCIIVGRCADYILGDNCLSLFVYAPFEERVKTVMERLGREEKSARSLVKKMDKTRKSYYEFFTDRKWNDMENYQLCIDTSRFSQDFLLDMLADVYKHL; encoded by the coding sequence ATGACTCACCGTATTATTACTATTAACCGTATGTATGGAAGCGGCGGAAGACTTCTGGGAAGAGCATTGGCTCAAAAATTGGGGATTCACTTTTATGATAAGGAACTGATTCGTCTTGCCAGTGAGGAAAACGATATTCCTTATGAAGAGCTTTTAAAGGTAGATGAAAAAAAGGCAAACCAATGGCGTCTGCCCATTAACGAACAGATGCAGATGCAGCCTCAGTATCATTTTCACCCCATGAATGACGTGCTTTTTGAAACAGAGTCTAAATTATCGAAAATCTTGCCAAAAGAAGATTGTATCATTGTAGGACGCTGCGCGGACTATATTCTGGGAGATAATTGTCTGAGCCTGTTTGTCTATGCCCCTTTTGAGGAACGTGTCAAAACGGTCATGGAACGGCTGGGAAGGGAAGAAAAAAGCGCTCGTTCTCTTGTGAAAAAAATGGATAAAACCAGAAAATCCTACTATGAATTTTTCACAGACCGGAAATGGAACGATATGGAAAACTACCAGCTCTGCATTGACACCAGCCGTTTCTCTCAGGATTTCCTGCTGGATATGCTGGCTGATGTATATAAACATCTGTAA
- a CDS encoding LCP family protein — MDGSVQAIVYNEGFGGILEEIYEGYGSQVKVIAQYSIETKDEASQLVQGKAAEVNVKDETFSMYISGIDVYGPVSAKSRSDVNIIATVNPVTKQVLLTSTPRDYYVTIPGVSGDSRDKLTHAGIYGVDKSMATLENIYDIEIPFYTRVNFTSLITIVDSMGGVDVESEYAFSTNGDGGAIINVQQGTNHFNGKEALAFARERYNVPGGDNQRGKNQMAVIQAMIKKMLTPEMLVKAPSLISEVSDSVETNMSMEQIQKLIQSQLNNGGDWTIKSVAAEGTGDSQYCYSMPGTALYVMQPDQTSVDSIKALMQTVKDGGQLPQ; from the coding sequence TTGGACGGAAGCGTACAGGCCATTGTCTACAACGAGGGCTTTGGCGGCATTCTGGAAGAGATTTACGAAGGCTATGGCAGTCAGGTGAAGGTAATTGCACAGTACAGCATTGAAACAAAAGATGAGGCAAGTCAGCTGGTACAGGGCAAGGCAGCCGAGGTTAATGTAAAAGATGAAACCTTCAGCATGTATATCAGTGGTATTGATGTATACGGACCGGTATCTGCAAAAAGCAGAAGCGATGTAAATATTATAGCAACGGTAAATCCTGTGACAAAGCAGGTTCTCTTAACCAGTACACCGAGAGATTATTATGTAACCATTCCGGGTGTCAGCGGGGACAGCAGAGACAAACTGACTCATGCAGGAATTTATGGTGTGGACAAATCCATGGCAACACTGGAAAACATTTATGACATTGAAATTCCATTTTATACCAGGGTGAATTTTACTTCCCTGATTACTATCGTTGACTCTATGGGTGGGGTTGATGTGGAATCTGAATATGCTTTTTCAACAAATGGCGATGGCGGCGCAATTATTAATGTACAGCAGGGAACCAATCACTTTAACGGAAAGGAAGCCCTTGCTTTCGCAAGAGAACGTTATAATGTTCCGGGCGGTGATAACCAGCGTGGAAAGAACCAGATGGCAGTTATTCAGGCAATGATTAAAAAAATGCTGACACCGGAAATGCTGGTAAAAGCTCCCAGTTTGATCTCGGAGGTCAGTGACAGCGTAGAAACCAATATGAGCATGGAGCAGATTCAGAAGCTGATTCAGAGTCAGTTAAATAACGGTGGCGACTGGACTATTAAATCTGTGGCAGCAGAGGGTACAGGGGACAGCCAGTATTGTTATTCTATGCCAGGAACAGCGCTGTATGTTATGCAGCCGGATCAGACCTCTGTAGACAGCATTAAGGCACTGATGCAGACCGTAAAGGACGGCGGACAGCTTCCACAGTAG
- a CDS encoding Na+/H+ antiporter NhaC family protein, protein MTKRRKKVTAALFTFGILLIFMTMTVFGVSEEAPKSQMYATFWSLIPPVVAIALALITKEVYSSLFVGILVGALFATDFQFEGTVLKLIDEGFIQVLSDPSNVGILIFLVILGTMVCMMNRAGGSAAFGKWAGKHIKTRIGAQIATIILGIMIFVDDYFNCLTVGSVMRPVTDKHNVSKAKFSYLIDATAAPICIIAPISSWAAAVSGFVEGEDGLAIFMQAIPYNFYALLTILMMFALVLMRVDFGPMALHEANALKGDIYTCGKRVDEETEEVKPNPRGKVIDLIVPIVLLIICCIVGMIYTGGFFSGTDFVTAFSQSEASLALSIGSFFVFVFTVIFYAARRVLSFRDCMDCIPEGFKAMVPAILILTFAWTLKAMTDSLGADVFVAEAMESVAGGLLNFLPAIIFLVGCALAFATGTSWGTFGILIPIVVAVFEGKDPQMMIISISACMAGAVCGDHCSPISDTTIMASAGAQCNHVNHVTTQLPYALTAAGVSFVTYIIAGFVKTAWISLPAGILLMLGTVLVIKKRTGTKNRA, encoded by the coding sequence ATGACGAAAAGAAGAAAAAAAGTCACAGCAGCCCTGTTTACTTTTGGAATTTTGCTGATTTTCATGACTATGACCGTATTTGGCGTTTCCGAGGAAGCACCAAAATCTCAGATGTATGCAACCTTCTGGTCCCTGATTCCACCGGTGGTGGCTATTGCCCTGGCATTGATTACAAAGGAGGTTTACAGCTCCCTGTTTGTGGGAATTTTGGTAGGAGCCTTGTTTGCCACAGATTTTCAGTTTGAGGGAACAGTTTTAAAGCTCATAGACGAGGGATTTATTCAGGTGCTTTCTGATCCTTCCAATGTGGGAATTTTAATTTTCCTGGTGATTTTGGGAACCATGGTGTGCATGATGAACCGGGCAGGGGGCTCTGCGGCCTTTGGCAAATGGGCAGGAAAGCATATCAAAACCAGAATCGGGGCGCAGATTGCCACGATTATTCTCGGTATTATGATTTTTGTAGATGATTATTTTAACTGTCTTACTGTGGGAAGTGTTATGCGGCCGGTTACAGATAAGCACAATGTGTCAAAGGCAAAATTTTCTTATCTCATTGATGCCACAGCAGCGCCTATCTGCATTATTGCACCGATTTCCTCCTGGGCTGCTGCAGTCAGCGGCTTTGTAGAGGGAGAAGACGGACTGGCAATCTTTATGCAGGCAATCCCCTATAACTTTTATGCGTTGCTCACAATTCTGATGATGTTTGCGTTAGTACTGATGCGGGTGGATTTCGGTCCTATGGCTCTTCATGAAGCCAATGCTCTGAAGGGAGATATTTATACCTGCGGAAAAAGAGTGGACGAGGAAACAGAGGAAGTAAAGCCAAATCCCAGAGGAAAGGTTATTGATCTGATTGTTCCCATTGTGCTTCTTATTATCTGCTGTATTGTGGGTATGATTTACACTGGGGGATTTTTTAGTGGCACGGATTTTGTGACAGCCTTTTCTCAGAGTGAAGCATCTCTGGCGTTGTCTATCGGAAGTTTTTTTGTCTTTGTTTTTACTGTGATTTTCTATGCAGCAAGAAGAGTACTGTCCTTTCGGGATTGTATGGATTGTATTCCGGAGGGCTTCAAGGCCATGGTTCCGGCAATCCTTATCCTGACCTTTGCCTGGACGCTGAAAGCCATGACAGACAGCCTGGGAGCTGATGTATTTGTAGCAGAGGCCATGGAATCTGTAGCAGGAGGGCTTTTGAACTTCCTTCCAGCGATTATTTTCCTGGTAGGATGTGCACTGGCATTTGCAACCGGAACCTCCTGGGGAACTTTTGGGATTTTAATCCCCATTGTAGTCGCAGTTTTTGAGGGAAAGGATCCTCAGATGATGATTATTTCTATTTCTGCCTGTATGGCAGGCGCTGTATGCGGAGATCACTGTTCTCCGATTTCTGATACAACCATTATGGCGTCAGCAGGAGCGCAGTGCAACCATGTGAATCATGTAACCACTCAGCTTCCCTACGCCCTTACAGCAGCCGGGGTTTCCTTTGTGACTTATATTATTGCAGGATTTGTAAAGACTGCCTGGATTTCCCTTCCGGCAGGAATTTTACTGATGTTGGGTACTGTGCTTGTCATTAAGAAAAGGACAGGTACAAAGAACAGAGCATAA